The following nucleotide sequence is from Pseudonocardia abyssalis.
GTTGACGAGGTTCTGGACCTTCGGTGGCATCAGCCGCGTGTCGCTTCCTGGTTGTCGATGATGCGGGCCCCCGGCACCGGCCCGTGCGCGACGCGCACCGTGCGGCACACCCCGAGCCCGGCCAGCTCGGTGGCCACGTCCATGGCCGCGTCGGCCCCGCTGCACAGGAACGCGCAGGTGGGTCCGGACCCGGAGACGATCCCGGCGAGCGCTCCCGCGTCGACGCCCGCGCGCAGCGTCCGTCGGAGCTCGGGGACCATGCTGACGGCCGCGGCCTGCAGATCGTTGCCCAGCGACAGCGCGAGCTGCCGGGGGTCGCCGCCGGCGATGGCCTCGAGCACGGGCTCCACCGGACGCTCGGTGGGCTCGGACCCCGCTCGCAGGCGGTCGAGCTCGCCGAACACCTTCGGCGTCGACAGCCCGCCGCGGTGCAGCGCGACCACCCAGTGCTGCGGGTGCCGCGAGAGCACCGGCACGATCCGCTCGCCGCGCCCGGTGCCCAGCGCGGTGCCGCCGTAGAGCGCGAACGTGACGTCGCTGCCCAGCTCGGCGGCCAGCGGGGCCAGCTCGTCGCGGGTGAGGTCGAGCTTCCACAGCGCGGAGAGCCCGACCAGCGTCGCGGCCGCGTCGGCGCTGCCCCCCGCCATCCCCCCGGCGACCGGGATGCCCTTGCGCAGCACCAGCCGCACGTCGGGATCGCGCCCGGCCTGGTCGGCGAGGAGCTGCACCGCGCGCCACGCCAGGTTGGTCTCGTCGACGGGGACCTCGGTGACGCCCTCGCCGAAGACCTCGATGCCCGGCTCGTCACCGTGGGCGACCGACACCTCGTCGAACAGGCTCACCGCGTGGAAGACGGTGACGAGGTCGTGGAAGCCGTCGCCGCGCAGGGGTCCCACCGCCAGATGCAGGTTGATCTTGGCAGGGACCCGCACGGTGACCGGGGGCGGGACGGCGGACAGCACCCGTCAACACTACGGGCCGCGATCCGCGCGGGTGGCGCCGCAGCTACCCGACCGGGGTGACGGTGGTCGCCCCCGTGGCCGGCCGGGACCGCGCCAGGTGCCTGGGCAGCGCGAACCCGAGCGCCGCCACGAGCCCGATCAGCACCACGCCCGCGGGCAGCAGCAGGGCCTGCGCCATCGCCGTGGCGAATCCGGCGTGCAGCGCCTCGGGCAGCTGCGCGACGGTCTCCGACGCGCCGCCACCCGGTACGGCGGGCAGGTTCGCGACGAGCCGCGAGGCGATCAGCGCCGCGATGGCCGCGCTGCCCAGAACGGCACCGACCTGGCGGGTGGTGTTGTAGACACCCGAGCCCGCCCCGGCGTCGGCGGGCGGCAGGTTGCGGGTGGCGGTGGTGGACACCGGAGCCCAGACGAATCCGTTGGCCACGCCCAGCAGCGCGATCGGGAGCAGCAGCTGCCAGATCGGGGTGTCCGGGCCCATCACGGCGGCGAGCCACACCAACGACACCGACCACGACGCCAGCCCGACACCCGCGAGCACCCGCGGGTGGACCCGGTCGCTCAGGCGTCCGACCACCGGGGCCAGCCCGCCGGAGACGACCGCCATGGGCACGAGCAGCAGCGCCGACCCGGTGGGGCTCAGCCCGAGCACGGCCTGGGCGTAGAACAGGATCGGGAAGACCATCGCGGTGACGGTGAAGCCGACCGTCGTGATCACCACGTTGGCCAGGCTGAAGTTCCGGTCGCGGAACAGTGCGAGCCGCACCAGCGGCTCCGCCGCGCGCCGCTGCCAGAGCACGAACCCCGCCAGCACCACGACGCCCGCGACGATCAGCGACCACACCGAGATCGGGCCGACGATCGTGCCCCAGTCGTAGGTCTGGCCCTCCTGGATGCCGAAGACCAGCAGGAACATGCCGACGGCGCTGAGCGCGACACCGACCAGGTCGAACCGGCGGACGTGCGTCGGGAGCTCGGGCACCAGCCGCACGGCGAGCACGAACCCGACGATGCCCACCGGCACGTTGATGAAGAAGATCCACTCCCAGCCGAGGCCGTCGACCAGCACCCCGCCCAGGATCGGCCCGACGAGGGTGGCGATGCCGGCGACGGCGCCCCACAGGCTCATCGCGCGGCCACGGTTCTCCGCCGGGAACGTCCGGGTGATCACGGCCATCGTCTGCGGCGTGATCAGCGCGGCCCCGAGGCCCTGCACCACCCGGGCGACGATGAGCTCGCCGAGCGTGTCCGTCAGCCCGCACCACAGCGAGGCCAGCGTGAAGACCACGAGCCCGAGGAGGTAGACCCGGCGCGGGCCGAAGCGGTCGCCGAGCCGGCCGGTGACCAGCAGCGGCACGGCGTAGGCCAGCAGGTACGCACTGGTCACCCAGACGACCGGGTCCACGCCGACCCCGAGGTCGGCCATGATCGCGGGCGTCGCGACGGAGACGATCGTGGAGTCCACCAGGATCATGAAGAAGCCGAGGACGAGCGCCCAGAGGGCGGGCCACGGGTTCGCAGGGGTCCCGTCCGCTCCCCGCACCGGCTGCCGGGTGGTCATGTCCGGAGTATCGGCCGGGCCGGGTGGGTCGACAACTCGAACCCGGACGGCAGGTGGACGAACCGCTCAGACCGCCGCGAGGCGGGCGAAATCGTCGATCCCCAGCCGCTCGGCACGGGTCATCGGGTCGATTCCGGCGGCCCGCAGTGCCTCCTCGGCCGCGGCGGGCGACCCCGCCCAGCCGGCCAGCCCGCTGCGCAGCGCCTTGCGTCGCTGGGCGAACGCGGCGTCGATCAGCGTGAACACGGCCTCGCGGTCACCGGGCGGGGGGTCACGACGGTCGAAGGCCAGCAACCCGGAGTCGACACCCGGCACCGGCCAGAACACCGCGCGCGGCACCGGGCCCGCCCGCCGGGCCGCGGCGTACCAGGCCAGCTTCGCGCTCGGCACGCCGTAGGCCTTGCTGCCCGGCGCCGCGGCCAGGCGCTCGGCCACCTCGGCCTGCACCATCACCAGGCCCCGGCGCAGCGCGGGCAGCTCCGCGAGCAGGTGCAGCACGACCGGCACGCCGACGTTGTAGGGCAGGTTCGCGACCAGGGCGGTGGCGCCCGGCAACTGCGCGGCGGTGACACGCAGGGCGTCGGCGCCGACGACGGTGAGCCGGTCGGCCAGCGACGGGGCCCGGTCGGCGACGGTGGCGGGCAGCCGGGCGGCGAGCAGCGGATCGATCTCGACGGCGTGCACGCCCGCCACCTCGGGCAGCAGCGCGAGCGTCAGCGACCCGAGGCCCGGGCCGACCTCCACGACCACGTCGTCCGGCGAGAGCTGCGCGGCCTTCACGATGCGGCGCACCGTGTTCGGGTCGTGCACGAAGTTCTGGCCGAGCTTCTTCGTCGGTCGCAGGCCCAGCTCGTCGGCGAGGGCCCGCACCTCCGCCGGGCCGAGCAGTCGGGAGGGTCCGGTCACGCCCGAATCATCGCGGCAGGCCCAGCTTGCGTGAACAGGCGGGCCAGGCTCCGTAGCCGCCGCGGTCGTCGCGGACCTTCGTGGCGATCGCGATCTGCTCCTCGCGGCTGGCCTGGTGCGGCAGGTCGGCGTACTCGCCGCCGCCGTAGGCGTGCCAGGTGGAGCGGTCGAACTGCAGCCCGCCGTAGTAGCCGTTGCCGGTGTTGATCGCCCAGTTGCCGGTGGCCTCGCACTGCACGAGCCGGTCCCACACGCCGCCGTCGGAGACCACGGGGGCCTGCGGCACGTCGTCGTTGGTGCCGACCTTCACGATCCGCGGCGTCGGCGGCGTCGTCGACCCGGCGCGCACCTGCACGCGGCGTACCTCCTGGCCGTTCTGGACGAAGACCCGCACGACCGCGGTCTGCTCGCCGGGGGTTCCCGGGTCGACGACCTCGCGGTCGCCGCGCGGCATCTCCGGGTCCTCGACGATCTGCTCGGGCGGCTCGATGGTGCGGGTCTCGATGACCTCGCCCTCACCGTTGCGGACGATCTGGATCGCGGTGCCCTCGGCGAGGATCGAGTCGGGGCTGGGGACCGAGACGTCGTCGGGGCCGAGGGTGACGCCCTGCTCGGCGAGCAGCCCGGCGACGGTGCCGGCCATGGTCGTGACGGGCACCTGCGCGGCGGAGCCGTCGGCCAGGCTGACCGTGCGGGGGATGTTCAGCTCCAGCGCGAGCCCGGACAGCGGGATCGGGGCCTCCGGCGACGCCGACATCTGGATCGGCGCGGCGTCGAGACCCAGACCGGCCAGCGCGTCCTGGACGGACGCGGCCGTGGTCCAGATCTGCCGCTCCTGGCCGCCCTCGACGAGCGTGAGCGGGCGGGCGCGGTTGACGATGATGTAGTCGCCGTCGGCCACGTCGGTGGGCAGCGCGGGCTGCACGCGGTCCTGCGGGGTCGGGGCCAGGCCCGCCGCGGCCAGCGCACCCGCGACGTCACCGGCGAACGTGTGGAGCGTGCGCTCCTGGCCGTCGACGGAGAGCACGACGGTCTTGTCCATCGCCAGTGCGCTCGCGCCACCGCCGACGAGGGCGAGCAGCACGGCCAGCACGGTGGCGCGGACGCCGACCCGGGTGGTGGTGCGCGCGCGTCGGGGGTCGGGGACCCGCGTGGCGGCGGACCGCTCGATGGCGGGGGTCTCGTCGGCGGGGGGCTCGTCGGCGGGGGTCTCGTCGGCGGCCGCCGGGATCGCGACAGGGGCGTCCGGCGCGATCGCCGCGAACTGCTCGGTGTGCGGCTCGTCGTCGACCGGGGCAGCGACCGGGAGGGGGCCGGTCAGGTCGTCGGAGTACGGGGCCAGCTCGCCGGTGAGCTCCTCGGGCCGCTGGTCGTCGCGCACCAGGTCGTTGCGCACCAGGGCGATCGGGCCGGTCGGGGGCAGGCTCTCGATCTCGGGGATGCCGAGGCGGCGCATGCGGTCCGGGCGGCCGAAGGCCGTCTCGGCGGGCCACATCTCGCTCGCGGGCGCCGCGGAGGGGGCCGGGAACTCGTCGGCGGTGCCGAACCAGTGGTCGTCGTCGAGGGGGAGGGAGTCCGGGCCGCCGACGCGCAGTGACTGGGAGGACGGCGACGGCTGGGGGGACAGCGGCTCGGAGGGCACGAACTCGCCCACGCGGGCGAGTGCGGCACGGCGTCGCGCGCGCGCGGATACGTCGACCACAGCGATCCTGACCTCGACGGACCCGGGCAGGGGAGGAATCACCGGCCGCGGCGGTCCGAGGGCGTCGTGCTGGGGGAGCGCCTCGAACCACCGCGGCCGCTGTGCTGGGGAGCGTTCCCCACCCCGGCTTGAGCGATCACGGAACCGTAACGGGCGGTGACCGGATGCGTTGGCTTGCGACACACCGTGAGCGCCGAGCGGCCACTTCACTACGCCGAACGTGCATCTCCTACGCCAGGCGAGCCACCCGGCACGACGGATGACACCTCAGCGACCCGATCAGCCGCCCGGCGCGCCGTCAGGCGTCGAGAGCGAAGATCCTCTCGGCGTTGCGGCGCGCGGCGTCGGCGACGTCCTCGGCCATCACCCCGCGCAGCGCCGCGATGCCGCGCACCGTCCACGGCAGGCAGTACGGCTCGTTGGCCCGGCCGCGGTGCGGGTGCGGCGTCAGGAACGGGGCGTCGGTCTCCACGAGGAACGACTCCTCGGGCACCAGCACCGCCGCCTCCTGCAGGTCGCGGGAGTTCTTGAACGTCACGGGCCCCGCGAACGACAGCACGTACCCGGCGTCGACGCATTCGCGCGCCATCGCCGCGTCGCCGGAGAAGCAGTGGAACACCACCGCCTCCGGCGCCCCCTCCTCGCGGAGGATCCGCAGGACGTCGGCGTGCGCGTCGCGGTCGTGGATCATCAGCGGCTTGCGCAGGCGCTTGGCGAGGTCGATGTGCCAGCGGAACTCGCGCTGCTGGGCGTCGGGCGGGGAGTGGTCCCAGTGGTAGTCGAGCCCCGTCTCCCCCACCGCGACGACCCGCGGGTCCGCCGCCAGCGCCTCGATCTCGGCCCGCTCCGCGTCGGTGACGGCGGCGGTGCGCGTCGGGTGCAGGGCGACGGCGGCGTGGACGCGGTCGTCCCAGTGGGCGGCGCGGACGGCGAACCGGGCGCCGTCGAGGTCGTCGGCGATGGTGACCGCTCGCGTGACGTTGACGGCCGCGGCGCGGTCCATCGCGGCCCGGACGTCCTCGGCGCTCGCGCAACCGCAGGCGTCGAGATGGGTGTGGGAGTCGACGGTGGGCACACCGAGCGGTTCCGGTGGCTCCGGTGCGGGCCGCCTCACCTGCGCCTCCGGCACCCGTGCGGCAGCCCGGTCACTTCGCGATCGGGGCCCAGTCCGGTCCCGTCTCCCCCAGTTCCGGGTCCAGCTTCTTGAAGATCGGGTTCGGCTTGCCCAGCGGGCGGCCGATCTCGATCGGCGTGCTCGCCCAGCTCGCCTGCTCCCCCGCGTAGTCGCCGGTGAGGACCGGGTAGCCGGGGCCGTCACCGAGCTCCTCGACCTCGCGGATCTCCGGCTGCGCCGCCCACACCCCGCTGCCGCCCAGCGCCTCGTGCACCTGCTGCGCGGAGTGCGGCAGGAACGGGGTGAGCAGCGTGTTGGCGTCGGACACGACCTGGAGCGCGGTGTGCAGGATCGTGTCGCGGCGGTCGGGG
It contains:
- a CDS encoding DHA2 family efflux MFS transporter permease subunit; translated protein: MTTRQPVRGADGTPANPWPALWALVLGFFMILVDSTIVSVATPAIMADLGVGVDPVVWVTSAYLLAYAVPLLVTGRLGDRFGPRRVYLLGLVVFTLASLWCGLTDTLGELIVARVVQGLGAALITPQTMAVITRTFPAENRGRAMSLWGAVAGIATLVGPILGGVLVDGLGWEWIFFINVPVGIVGFVLAVRLVPELPTHVRRFDLVGVALSAVGMFLLVFGIQEGQTYDWGTIVGPISVWSLIVAGVVVLAGFVLWQRRAAEPLVRLALFRDRNFSLANVVITTVGFTVTAMVFPILFYAQAVLGLSPTGSALLLVPMAVVSGGLAPVVGRLSDRVHPRVLAGVGLASWSVSLVWLAAVMGPDTPIWQLLLPIALLGVANGFVWAPVSTTATRNLPPADAGAGSGVYNTTRQVGAVLGSAAIAALIASRLVANLPAVPGGGASETVAQLPEALHAGFATAMAQALLLPAGVVLIGLVAALGFALPRHLARSRPATGATTVTPVG
- the rsmA gene encoding 16S rRNA (adenine(1518)-N(6)/adenine(1519)-N(6))-dimethyltransferase RsmA, with translation MTGPSRLLGPAEVRALADELGLRPTKKLGQNFVHDPNTVRRIVKAAQLSPDDVVVEVGPGLGSLTLALLPEVAGVHAVEIDPLLAARLPATVADRAPSLADRLTVVGADALRVTAAQLPGATALVANLPYNVGVPVVLHLLAELPALRRGLVMVQAEVAERLAAAPGSKAYGVPSAKLAWYAAARRAGPVPRAVFWPVPGVDSGLLAFDRRDPPPGDREAVFTLIDAAFAQRRKALRSGLAGWAGSPAAAEEALRAAGIDPMTRAERLGIDDFARLAAV
- a CDS encoding TatD family hydrolase, whose translation is MRRPAPEPPEPLGVPTVDSHTHLDACGCASAEDVRAAMDRAAAVNVTRAVTIADDLDGARFAVRAAHWDDRVHAAVALHPTRTAAVTDAERAEIEALAADPRVVAVGETGLDYHWDHSPPDAQQREFRWHIDLAKRLRKPLMIHDRDAHADVLRILREEGAPEAVVFHCFSGDAAMARECVDAGYVLSFAGPVTFKNSRDLQEAAVLVPEESFLVETDAPFLTPHPHRGRANEPYCLPWTVRGIAALRGVMAEDVADAARRNAERIFALDA
- a CDS encoding 4-(cytidine 5'-diphospho)-2-C-methyl-D-erythritol kinase is translated as MLSAVPPPVTVRVPAKINLHLAVGPLRGDGFHDLVTVFHAVSLFDEVSVAHGDEPGIEVFGEGVTEVPVDETNLAWRAVQLLADQAGRDPDVRLVLRKGIPVAGGMAGGSADAAATLVGLSALWKLDLTRDELAPLAAELGSDVTFALYGGTALGTGRGERIVPVLSRHPQHWVVALHRGGLSTPKVFGELDRLRAGSEPTERPVEPVLEAIAGGDPRQLALSLGNDLQAAAVSMVPELRRTLRAGVDAGALAGIVSGSGPTCAFLCSGADAAMDVATELAGLGVCRTVRVAHGPVPGARIIDNQEATRG
- a CDS encoding transglycosylase family protein, with product MVDVSARARRRAALARVGEFVPSEPLSPQPSPSSQSLRVGGPDSLPLDDDHWFGTADEFPAPSAAPASEMWPAETAFGRPDRMRRLGIPEIESLPPTGPIALVRNDLVRDDQRPEELTGELAPYSDDLTGPLPVAAPVDDEPHTEQFAAIAPDAPVAIPAAADETPADEPPADETPAIERSAATRVPDPRRARTTTRVGVRATVLAVLLALVGGGASALAMDKTVVLSVDGQERTLHTFAGDVAGALAAAGLAPTPQDRVQPALPTDVADGDYIIVNRARPLTLVEGGQERQIWTTAASVQDALAGLGLDAAPIQMSASPEAPIPLSGLALELNIPRTVSLADGSAAQVPVTTMAGTVAGLLAEQGVTLGPDDVSVPSPDSILAEGTAIQIVRNGEGEVIETRTIEPPEQIVEDPEMPRGDREVVDPGTPGEQTAVVRVFVQNGQEVRRVQVRAGSTTPPTPRIVKVGTNDDVPQAPVVSDGGVWDRLVQCEATGNWAINTGNGYYGGLQFDRSTWHAYGGGEYADLPHQASREEQIAIATKVRDDRGGYGAWPACSRKLGLPR